In Agarivorans gilvus, one genomic interval encodes:
- the cydB gene encoding cytochrome d ubiquinol oxidase subunit II, whose amino-acid sequence MDYEFLRFIWWLLIGVLLVGFAITDGFDMGVGALLKVVGQSDDERRVMINSVAPHWDGNQVWLITAGGALFAAWPPVYAAAFSGFYLAMMLTLAALFLRPIGFDYRSKLDSPKWRSNWDWALTVGSAVPPIIFGVAFGNLLQGVPFHFDELLRLNYTGSFFALLNPFALLVGVLSLSMFVGQGATYLQMKTEGSVLQRSQKVAMICGLAAAAIFVLAGVWLHSGIDGYQLTSNIDTNAINNAVSKTVVSAPDAWLNNFSNYPVLWIFPCLGVAAFLLSALFSKLSKAPLAFICSSLAQIGVIFTCGVAMFPFVMPSSSMPDHSLTMWDATSSELTLKIMFFVACIFVPIVLAYTAWSYFKMFGRLNEQAIRDNSHSMY is encoded by the coding sequence ATGGATTATGAATTTTTAAGATTTATTTGGTGGCTGCTGATTGGCGTATTGTTGGTTGGCTTCGCCATTACCGATGGCTTCGATATGGGCGTAGGCGCACTACTAAAAGTAGTAGGCCAAAGCGATGATGAACGCCGCGTGATGATTAACAGTGTGGCCCCCCACTGGGACGGTAACCAAGTCTGGTTAATCACCGCCGGTGGCGCCCTGTTTGCGGCTTGGCCACCGGTTTATGCTGCCGCCTTTAGTGGTTTCTATTTGGCGATGATGCTCACCCTAGCGGCATTATTTTTACGCCCTATCGGCTTTGATTACCGTTCAAAACTGGACAGTCCCAAATGGCGCAGCAATTGGGACTGGGCCTTAACGGTAGGTTCTGCCGTACCGCCAATTATTTTTGGTGTCGCTTTTGGTAATTTGCTGCAAGGCGTACCGTTTCATTTCGACGAGCTATTGCGCCTGAACTACACCGGTTCGTTCTTTGCTCTACTCAACCCCTTTGCTCTGTTGGTTGGGGTGTTAAGCTTGAGCATGTTTGTTGGCCAAGGGGCTACCTATCTGCAAATGAAAACCGAAGGCAGCGTATTACAACGCAGTCAAAAAGTCGCCATGATTTGCGGGCTTGCAGCGGCGGCTATCTTTGTATTAGCTGGGGTTTGGCTACATTCTGGCATTGATGGCTATCAGCTCACCAGTAACATCGATACTAATGCGATTAACAATGCAGTATCTAAAACCGTGGTGAGTGCACCCGATGCTTGGTTGAATAACTTCAGCAACTATCCAGTGTTATGGATATTCCCCTGCTTAGGCGTAGCGGCTTTCTTGTTAAGTGCCTTATTCAGTAAATTGAGCAAAGCACCATTGGCCTTTATTTGCTCTTCACTGGCGCAAATTGGCGTGATATTCACCTGTGGCGTAGCAATGTTTCCCTTTGTTATGCCATCGAGCTCCATGCCGGATCACAGCTTAACCATGTGGGATGCTACCTCGAGTGAGCTAACACTGAAAATCATGTTCTTTGTGGCCTGTATCTTTGTGCCAATTGTTTTGGCCTATACCGCTTGGAGCTATTTTAAAATGTTTGGTCGTTTAAACGAACAGGCCATTCGTGATAACTCCCACTCAATGTATTAA
- a CDS encoding amino acid ABC transporter ATP-binding/permease protein: protein MKPLKLRQLLLWQWPGWSLSGLLGLITLFSTIMLLAYSGWFISASALAGIAAIQAGSFNYMRPGAVIRLLAILRTAGRYAERLQSHNTVLKLLKNLRVASFNGMSQQSIAAAAKWSRPESGETLQRLISDIDLLDQFPLRLAAPWLWAIAIGGIFAAALSLCLPSSLNFLLVILALRLLVIPLLFIPIGLGLSRQEVALSGQRRQVNLIGLQLLTTLLTFGRWSDYAAKLAATDQAISQRQKQLQLSVLASELLAQCLHLVGLMLLAIQGSQLVLADSLNPAILVGLLLGWLGLNEAFQVLSQLHLATGYSLAARDRTNQLLANSAEPNQQSQRGETPAPDAKVTLKITQLSCGFKPEQPILAQQDQTFEAGDVVLLKGRSGAGKSCLLQTLAADLSPLSGSILFKGVEQQQLAANDWHRNVAYLTQRPTIFQLSIAADLRLAAPKASDKELVEVLQLVGLKPWLDKQSQGLRTVLGQYGVGLSGGNCAALLWLE, encoded by the coding sequence ATGAAACCATTGAAACTGCGCCAGTTACTGCTATGGCAATGGCCGGGTTGGAGTCTCAGTGGCTTGCTCGGACTAATCACTTTATTCAGTACTATTATGCTACTGGCTTATTCGGGTTGGTTCATTAGTGCCTCGGCCTTGGCGGGTATTGCGGCGATTCAAGCGGGCAGCTTTAATTATATGCGTCCCGGCGCGGTGATTCGCTTACTCGCCATACTGCGCACCGCTGGCCGCTATGCAGAACGCTTACAATCACATAATACGGTCTTAAAACTGCTGAAAAACTTACGCGTAGCCAGCTTTAATGGCATGAGCCAGCAAAGCATCGCAGCTGCGGCTAAGTGGTCTCGGCCGGAAAGCGGTGAAACCTTGCAGCGGCTTATCAGCGATATAGATTTACTCGACCAATTTCCCTTAAGACTGGCAGCGCCATGGCTTTGGGCCATTGCCATTGGCGGAATTTTTGCTGCAGCATTGAGCTTATGCTTACCCAGCAGTCTTAATTTTTTACTTGTGATACTCGCACTAAGACTGCTCGTTATTCCGTTATTATTCATTCCCATAGGGCTAGGTCTAAGCCGCCAAGAAGTGGCGCTTAGCGGGCAGCGTCGTCAAGTAAACTTAATTGGTTTACAACTTTTAACCACCCTACTCACTTTTGGTCGCTGGAGCGACTATGCCGCTAAATTAGCGGCCACAGATCAAGCCATTAGCCAACGCCAAAAGCAACTGCAACTGAGCGTATTAGCCAGTGAATTACTTGCCCAATGCTTACACCTTGTAGGCTTAATGCTATTAGCAATACAAGGCAGCCAATTGGTACTCGCTGACTCTTTAAACCCGGCCATTTTGGTGGGCTTGCTACTGGGTTGGCTGGGCCTTAACGAAGCCTTTCAAGTATTATCGCAATTGCACTTAGCCACCGGTTATAGCTTGGCTGCCCGCGATAGAACCAACCAATTACTCGCCAATAGTGCAGAGCCCAACCAACAGAGTCAACGCGGAGAAACACCTGCGCCGGATGCAAAAGTTACACTCAAAATCACTCAGCTGAGCTGCGGTTTTAAGCCGGAACAGCCAATATTGGCGCAACAAGATCAAACTTTTGAAGCTGGTGATGTGGTGTTACTAAAAGGCCGTTCAGGAGCCGGTAAAAGTTGCCTATTGCAAACTCTTGCAGCCGATCTTAGCCCCTTAAGCGGCAGCATTCTATTCAAAGGTGTCGAGCAACAACAACTAGCCGCCAACGATTGGCACCGCAACGTCGCTTACTTAACTCAGCGCCCCACAATCTTCCAGTTGAGCATAGCGGCAGACCTGCGCTTAGCCGCCCCTAAAGCCAGCGATAAAGAATTAGTGGAAGTACTGCAACTGGTTGGCTTAAAGCCATGGCTAGACAAACAAAGTCAGGGTTTACGTACGGTATTAGGTCAATACGGTGTCGGGCTATCTGGGGGGAACTGCGCCGCTTTGCTCTGGCTCGAATGA
- the lepB gene encoding signal peptidase I has protein sequence MATLFPLILVIATLITGVIWVLDKFRWEKQRALKLEDARVAAGGELPSDAEQKITSAPSWVENGRSVFPVIAIVLVLRSFIYEPFQIPSGSMMPTLLVGDFILVEKFAYGLKDPVTRSTLLETGSPKRGDVVVFKYPQDTRIDYIKRVVGLPGDRIIYRGKQLFIQPKCEAEPCPELAAVPLDFEVSGRFKQGSMPLETYREQLGDVTHEVLINPAAPDRVQYFYQQAGTERDEWIVPAGHYLAFGDNRDNSTDSRYWGFVPEENLVGKAVAIWISFEFERGEDSILPGWVPTGVRFNRIGAIN, from the coding sequence ATGGCAACTCTATTTCCACTAATACTGGTTATTGCAACGCTTATCACGGGTGTGATTTGGGTATTGGATAAGTTCCGCTGGGAAAAGCAACGCGCCCTTAAGCTAGAAGATGCGCGAGTGGCTGCTGGTGGTGAGTTACCCAGCGATGCTGAGCAAAAAATTACCAGTGCGCCAAGTTGGGTAGAGAATGGCCGTTCGGTATTTCCGGTGATTGCCATTGTGTTGGTATTACGTTCGTTTATCTATGAGCCTTTTCAAATTCCATCGGGTTCAATGATGCCCACGCTGCTGGTGGGCGATTTTATTTTGGTGGAGAAGTTTGCTTACGGTTTAAAAGACCCGGTGACGCGCAGTACATTGCTGGAAACGGGTTCGCCTAAGCGCGGAGATGTAGTGGTATTTAAGTATCCGCAAGATACTCGTATCGATTACATTAAACGGGTTGTAGGTTTACCCGGCGATCGCATCATTTATCGTGGTAAGCAGCTGTTTATTCAGCCTAAATGTGAGGCTGAACCTTGCCCTGAATTAGCCGCTGTACCACTAGACTTTGAAGTCTCTGGACGTTTCAAACAGGGGTCTATGCCCTTGGAAACGTATCGTGAGCAATTGGGCGATGTGACACACGAAGTGCTGATTAATCCAGCAGCACCAGACAGAGTGCAGTACTTTTACCAGCAAGCGGGCACCGAGCGAGACGAGTGGATTGTGCCTGCCGGCCACTATTTAGCCTTTGGTGATAACCGAGATAATAGTACCGATAGTCGCTACTGGGGTTTTGTGCCTGAAGAGAATTTAGTTGGCAAGGCCGTGGCGATATGGATCAGCTTTGAATTTGAGCGTGGGGAAGATTCAATTTTACCAGGATGGGTACCAACGGGTGTGCGCTTTAATCGCATCGGTGCAATCAACTAG
- the cydD gene encoding thiol reductant ABC exporter subunit CydD, whose translation MRPIRPQLLFATCLAILSVPLLLLQMYCLAMLCAALLQLEAPKPLLWYGLLASFLLRQLLLSAKDFLAQQASRQLRQNLRNTLWQGLAQLGPARQKFGSDGQLSSLLTEHVDALDGYISRYWSQQYLVMVTPLAIAVVVSQHSLLAAGLLLGTAPLVPVFMILVGKEASKASSAQLQQQSRMSGRLYDFLSGLSLLKRLNAVPVASQHLSQAAEYYRQSTMQVLKLAFLSTAVLELFSSLAIALVALYLGLGLLGELPWLKQQIAVSYPSALFILLLAPEFYQALRQLGNDYHAKAQAQSATVQLMPLWRAIDPATQQTQQQQALPSQLANTAAFSLQLQDILVGQAQQPRLQLDRLTIATGQRILLSGPSGSGKSTLLQLLAGFVPFHGQLMLNDVSIAKAQMPALRQQIAYLNQHAELMPGSVAENLALAKTDAQPQQMIAVLKAVELWDYLVQYGGLNYSIGEQGLGLSGGQQQRLAFARLLLQPRAIWLLDEPFAELDQASISSLSKVLEQISRGKTLLIASHQWQGLDFVDGCLLLEQGHLLKQQPISLAELKQLSNQDQR comes from the coding sequence TTGCGGCCAATTAGGCCGCAACTGCTATTTGCCACCTGCCTTGCCATCCTAAGCGTTCCCTTACTGCTACTGCAAATGTATTGTTTGGCAATGCTTTGCGCAGCTTTGCTACAACTAGAAGCACCTAAGCCCCTACTTTGGTATGGCTTACTAGCGAGCTTTTTGCTACGGCAATTGTTACTCAGCGCTAAAGACTTCCTTGCTCAACAAGCCAGCAGACAGCTTCGCCAAAACCTACGCAATACCCTATGGCAAGGACTAGCACAATTAGGTCCGGCGCGGCAAAAGTTTGGCAGCGACGGGCAACTCTCCAGCCTGCTCACCGAACATGTGGATGCTTTAGACGGTTATATTAGCCGCTATTGGTCCCAACAATACTTGGTAATGGTCACTCCACTGGCAATTGCAGTAGTGGTGAGCCAGCATAGCTTGCTGGCAGCGGGTTTGCTGCTTGGCACCGCGCCTTTAGTCCCAGTATTTATGATACTGGTAGGCAAAGAGGCCAGCAAAGCTAGCAGCGCGCAGCTGCAGCAACAAAGCCGAATGAGTGGCCGCCTCTATGATTTTTTAAGCGGCCTATCTTTACTGAAACGGTTAAACGCAGTACCTGTTGCCAGCCAACACCTTAGCCAAGCCGCTGAATACTATCGCCAATCGACTATGCAGGTACTGAAGTTGGCCTTTCTTTCCACCGCAGTGCTAGAACTATTTAGCTCCTTGGCAATAGCCTTGGTCGCCCTGTATTTAGGTTTAGGCCTATTAGGTGAACTGCCTTGGCTAAAGCAACAAATAGCGGTGAGTTACCCTTCGGCTTTATTTATTTTGTTATTGGCTCCCGAGTTCTACCAAGCGCTTCGGCAACTGGGCAACGACTATCATGCTAAGGCGCAAGCTCAGTCGGCTACCGTACAATTAATGCCGCTATGGCGTGCCATTGACCCTGCTACCCAACAAACCCAGCAACAGCAAGCGCTGCCCTCTCAACTTGCCAACACGGCTGCATTTTCATTGCAACTACAAGACATTCTAGTGGGCCAAGCTCAGCAGCCCCGTTTACAACTAGATAGGCTAACGATTGCTACAGGGCAACGCATCTTACTCAGTGGCCCCAGTGGCAGCGGCAAATCAACACTGCTACAGCTACTGGCAGGCTTCGTGCCTTTTCATGGGCAGCTCATGTTAAACGATGTCAGTATTGCTAAAGCTCAAATGCCCGCGCTACGCCAGCAAATAGCCTATTTAAACCAACACGCCGAGCTCATGCCCGGTAGCGTTGCCGAGAACTTAGCGCTAGCCAAAACCGATGCTCAGCCACAACAAATGATTGCCGTTCTGAAAGCGGTAGAACTATGGGATTATCTGGTGCAATACGGGGGCTTGAATTATTCAATTGGTGAACAAGGTTTAGGGCTATCAGGAGGCCAACAACAACGCTTAGCCTTTGCCCGCTTGCTGCTGCAACCGCGCGCCATTTGGCTGCTAGATGAACCCTTTGCTGAGTTAGATCAGGCCAGCATAAGCTCTTTATCCAAAGTACTTGAGCAAATCAGCCGTGGCAAAACCCTACTAATCGCTAGCCATCAATGGCAAGGCTTAGATTTTGTCGACGGCTGCTTGCTATTGGAGCAGGGCCACTTGCTTAAACAACAGCCCATCTCTCTAGCCGAGTTAAAACAACTCAGCAATCAGGACCAGCGATGA
- the cydX gene encoding cytochrome bd-I oxidase subunit CydX → MWYFTWILGVLLACSFGIINAMWLELNGYSDDDTDSE, encoded by the coding sequence ATGTGGTATTTTACTTGGATTTTAGGCGTGCTACTGGCCTGTTCTTTTGGCATCATTAACGCCATGTGGTTAGAACTCAACGGCTATTCGGACGACGATACTGATTCAGAATAA
- a CDS encoding SoxR reducing system RseC family protein has protein sequence MSQFNKPSLIIETAKVIAVDQGMATVECVSKSACGSCGSAEHCGNSSLAKAFPKRTHQLQVELTESVEPGEQIELALNAKNMLHSALVIYLMPLLLLIAGAGIGKAMFDSNLQELASILLGGVGLACGFILVKLYSKRHGQSQRFRPRMIGRKSLS, from the coding sequence TTGAGCCAGTTCAATAAGCCATCTTTGATTATCGAAACTGCTAAGGTGATTGCTGTTGACCAGGGGATGGCCACGGTTGAGTGTGTGAGCAAAAGTGCTTGTGGTAGCTGTGGCAGTGCCGAGCATTGTGGCAATAGCTCTTTAGCCAAGGCTTTCCCGAAGCGCACTCATCAGCTTCAAGTTGAACTGACTGAGAGCGTTGAGCCCGGTGAGCAAATAGAGTTAGCGCTGAACGCAAAAAACATGCTGCACAGTGCTTTAGTGATCTACCTGATGCCGCTGTTGTTATTAATTGCAGGGGCGGGCATAGGTAAAGCCATGTTTGACTCAAACCTGCAGGAGTTAGCCAGTATTTTACTGGGGGGCGTGGGTTTAGCTTGTGGCTTTATTTTAGTCAAGCTGTACTCGAAACGGCATGGCCAAAGCCAGCGCTTTCGCCCGCGAATGATAGGGCGAAAGTCTTTATCTTAG
- the rnc gene encoding ribonuclease III, producing MNSVNPQRLQRAIGYTFKDESLLNLALTHRSAGGVHNERLEFLGDAVLSWVIADELYRRFPEVSEGDLSPMRSTLVKGKTLAELARSFELGEYIKLGPGELKSGGFRRESILADAVEAIIGAVYLDSGNDTVKAMLLTWYQQRLDTIKPGLSQKDPKTRLQEILQARKQALPDYQVVAIKGEAHNQQFTVSCYVEGLDEPLVGTSTSRRKAEQVAAELVLERLL from the coding sequence ATGAATAGTGTAAATCCACAACGACTGCAACGCGCAATTGGTTATACCTTCAAAGACGAGAGTTTATTGAATTTAGCCCTAACCCATCGCAGCGCCGGAGGGGTGCATAACGAGCGCCTAGAGTTTCTTGGCGATGCGGTGCTTAGCTGGGTGATTGCCGATGAACTATATCGGCGTTTTCCCGAGGTGTCAGAAGGTGATTTAAGCCCAATGCGTTCAACCTTGGTGAAAGGTAAAACTTTGGCTGAGTTAGCCCGTAGTTTTGAGCTAGGTGAATACATTAAGTTGGGCCCCGGTGAGCTTAAAAGCGGCGGTTTTCGCCGTGAGTCTATTTTAGCTGACGCCGTAGAGGCGATTATTGGCGCGGTATATTTAGACAGTGGCAACGATACTGTTAAGGCCATGTTGTTGACTTGGTATCAACAACGCTTAGACACCATTAAGCCTGGGCTGAGTCAAAAAGATCCCAAAACACGTTTGCAGGAAATCCTTCAAGCGCGTAAACAAGCACTGCCTGATTATCAGGTGGTGGCAATTAAAGGTGAGGCGCATAACCAGCAATTTACCGTGAGCTGTTACGTTGAAGGTTTGGACGAGCCCTTGGTTGGCACCAGCACCAGCCGTCGTAAGGCTGAACAAGTAGCGGCCGAATTGGTACTGGAGCGTTTGCTATGA
- the lepA gene encoding translation elongation factor 4, which yields MINKNIRNFSIIAHIDHGKSTLSDRLIQHCGGLSNREMEAQVLDSMDLERERGITIKAQSVTLDYTAKDGETYQLNFIDTPGHVDFTYEVSRSLAACEGALLVVDAAQGVEAQTLANCYTAMEMDLEVIPVLNKIDLPQADPDRVAEEIEDIVGIDATDATVCSAKTGLGIEDVLETIVRDVPPPEGESEEPLQALIIDSWFDNYQGVVSLVRIKNGQLKAGERMMVMSTGQSYVVNEVGIFTPKQTNTGILKTGEVGYVIAGIKEILGAPVGDTLTTQKNGATKALPGFQKVKPQVYAGLFPTSSDEYENFRDALAKLSLNDASLFYEPENSTALGFGFRCGFLGMLHMEIIQERLEREYDLDLITTAPTVIYEVEMNNGEVIYVDSPAKLPPTNNIAEIREPIAEVNILVPQEYLGNVITLCVEKRGLQKNMAYHGKQVALTYEIPMAEVVLDFFDKLKSTSRGYASLDYNFKHFQAANMVRVDIMINGDRVDALALITHKDHSETRGRQVVDKMKELIPRQMFDIAIQASIGMHIIARSTVKQLRKNVIAKCYGGDVSRKKKLLAKQKEGKKRMKQVGNVEVPQSAFLAVLHIGKD from the coding sequence TTGATAAATAAGAACATTCGTAACTTCTCGATTATTGCTCATATTGACCATGGCAAATCGACCCTGTCAGATCGGCTAATTCAACATTGTGGCGGATTAAGCAACCGAGAAATGGAAGCGCAAGTTTTAGACTCGATGGATCTAGAACGTGAACGCGGAATTACCATTAAAGCACAAAGTGTCACCTTGGATTACACCGCCAAAGACGGTGAGACCTATCAGCTTAACTTTATTGATACCCCTGGGCATGTGGATTTCACTTACGAAGTCTCGCGCTCATTGGCGGCTTGTGAAGGTGCTTTACTGGTAGTTGACGCAGCCCAAGGGGTAGAAGCGCAAACACTAGCAAACTGCTATACCGCCATGGAAATGGACTTAGAAGTTATTCCGGTTTTGAATAAAATCGACTTACCCCAAGCCGATCCCGACCGCGTAGCGGAAGAAATCGAAGACATCGTAGGCATCGATGCCACCGATGCCACCGTATGTTCGGCCAAAACTGGCTTAGGCATTGAAGATGTATTAGAAACCATTGTACGTGATGTGCCGCCGCCAGAAGGTGAATCAGAGGAGCCCCTACAGGCCTTAATTATCGACTCGTGGTTCGATAACTACCAAGGCGTGGTGTCTTTGGTGCGAATCAAAAATGGTCAATTAAAAGCCGGCGAACGAATGATGGTAATGTCCACCGGTCAGTCCTATGTGGTAAATGAGGTGGGTATATTTACACCTAAGCAAACTAATACCGGCATTCTAAAAACTGGCGAAGTGGGTTACGTGATTGCTGGTATTAAAGAAATTTTGGGTGCGCCAGTGGGGGATACCTTAACCACCCAGAAAAATGGTGCAACTAAAGCCTTACCAGGTTTTCAAAAGGTCAAGCCGCAGGTATATGCCGGTTTGTTCCCTACCAGTTCTGATGAGTATGAAAACTTCCGTGACGCGCTGGCTAAATTGAGTCTCAACGATGCCTCATTGTTTTATGAGCCAGAAAACTCAACCGCTTTAGGTTTTGGTTTCCGCTGTGGCTTCCTTGGTATGTTACACATGGAAATCATTCAGGAGCGTTTAGAGCGTGAATACGATCTGGATTTGATTACCACGGCACCCACGGTAATTTATGAAGTGGAAATGAACAATGGTGAGGTGATTTACGTGGATAGCCCAGCTAAGCTGCCGCCCACCAACAACATCGCCGAAATTCGCGAACCCATCGCCGAAGTGAATATTTTGGTACCACAAGAATACCTAGGTAATGTAATTACTCTGTGTGTGGAAAAACGTGGTTTGCAAAAGAACATGGCTTATCACGGTAAACAGGTCGCTTTAACTTATGAAATCCCGATGGCCGAAGTGGTATTGGATTTCTTCGACAAGCTTAAATCAACCAGCCGTGGTTATGCTTCTTTGGATTACAACTTTAAGCACTTCCAAGCGGCCAACATGGTGCGGGTGGATATTATGATTAACGGCGACCGAGTGGATGCCTTAGCCCTAATTACTCACAAAGATCATTCTGAAACCCGTGGTCGCCAAGTGGTAGATAAGATGAAGGAGCTGATCCCTCGTCAGATGTTTGATATTGCTATTCAAGCATCTATCGGCATGCACATTATTGCCCGCTCAACGGTTAAACAATTACGTAAAAACGTTATCGCCAAGTGTTATGGCGGCGATGTGAGCCGTAAGAAGAAGCTGTTAGCGAAACAGAAAGAAGGTAAGAAACGGATGAAGCAAGTAGGTAACGTGGAAGTGCCTCAGTCTGCGTTTTTAGCCGTACTACACATAGGTAAGGATTAA
- a CDS encoding cytochrome ubiquinol oxidase subunit I: MDIVELSRLQFAFTAMYHFLFVPLTLGMTFLLAIMESVYVMTGKQIYRDMTKFWGKLFGINFALGVTTGLAMEFQFGTNWSYYSHYVGDIFGAPLAIEGLMAFFLESTLVGLFFFGWDRLSKVQHLAVTWLVALGSNLSALWILIANGWMQNPVGAEFNYDTMRMEMTSFAEVVFNPVAQVKFVHTVSAGYVTGSMFVLAISAWYMLKGRDLAFARRSFAIASAFGLASAVSVIVLGDESGYELGDVQQVKLAAVEAEWDTHPAPAAFTLFGLPNSETETTDYAIKIPYALGLIATRSIDEEVTGLKDLKAIHRERIVNGQTAYGLLQKLRAGDKSDATVAAFEQVKQDLGYGLLLTAYTDNPATATEQQVQMAVDNSIPKVEPMFWAFRLMVASGFLMLLIFALAFWFSAKRIQHKPKWLLKMALFGLPLPWIACEAGWFVAEYGRQPWAVGEVLPTHLSASLLTPAEIWTSLGLITALYTVFLIVEVWLMQRFARQGPSALHTGKYALETDQLGE; encoded by the coding sequence ATGGATATTGTTGAACTCTCGCGTTTGCAGTTTGCTTTTACTGCAATGTACCACTTCCTGTTTGTCCCACTCACCTTAGGCATGACCTTTCTGCTCGCCATTATGGAATCCGTTTACGTGATGACCGGCAAGCAAATTTACCGCGACATGACCAAGTTCTGGGGTAAATTATTTGGCATTAACTTCGCCTTAGGCGTGACCACCGGTTTGGCCATGGAGTTTCAATTTGGCACTAACTGGTCTTACTACTCCCATTATGTGGGTGATATCTTTGGTGCGCCCTTGGCCATTGAAGGTTTAATGGCGTTCTTCCTTGAGTCTACCTTGGTAGGCTTGTTCTTTTTTGGTTGGGACCGCCTCTCCAAAGTTCAGCACTTAGCCGTTACTTGGTTAGTCGCACTAGGCTCTAATCTATCGGCGCTATGGATCCTAATCGCTAATGGTTGGATGCAAAACCCAGTAGGTGCCGAGTTCAACTACGATACCATGCGCATGGAAATGACCAGCTTTGCCGAGGTGGTATTTAACCCTGTGGCGCAGGTGAAATTTGTCCATACCGTATCAGCGGGTTATGTCACCGGCTCAATGTTTGTATTAGCGATTTCCGCTTGGTACATGCTAAAAGGGCGTGACCTCGCCTTCGCCCGTCGCAGCTTCGCCATTGCGTCAGCCTTTGGCCTAGCATCGGCAGTGTCGGTGATAGTATTGGGTGACGAATCAGGCTACGAGTTGGGTGATGTACAACAAGTAAAACTGGCCGCAGTAGAAGCGGAATGGGACACTCACCCAGCCCCAGCGGCTTTCACTTTGTTTGGCTTACCCAATAGTGAAACCGAAACTACCGACTATGCAATTAAGATCCCTTATGCTCTCGGCTTAATTGCCACTCGCTCCATCGACGAAGAAGTGACTGGCTTGAAAGATCTAAAAGCCATTCACCGTGAGCGCATCGTGAATGGTCAAACCGCCTATGGCTTGTTACAAAAACTGCGTGCTGGCGATAAGAGTGACGCCACGGTAGCCGCCTTTGAACAAGTGAAACAGGACTTAGGCTACGGCTTATTGCTTACCGCCTATACCGACAACCCTGCCACCGCTACCGAACAGCAAGTCCAAATGGCGGTGGATAACAGCATTCCTAAAGTGGAGCCAATGTTTTGGGCATTCCGCTTGATGGTCGCTTCAGGCTTCCTGATGTTACTAATCTTTGCCTTGGCGTTCTGGTTCAGTGCCAAACGCATTCAGCATAAGCCGAAATGGTTACTTAAAATGGCCCTATTTGGCTTACCTTTACCATGGATTGCCTGTGAAGCAGGGTGGTTTGTTGCCGAATACGGTCGCCAACCTTGGGCGGTGGGTGAAGTGCTACCTACCCATCTATCGGCTTCGCTGCTCACTCCCGCAGAAATTTGGACCAGCTTAGGCCTAATCACCGCCTTGTATACCGTCTTCCTGATTGTGGAAGTATGGTTAATGCAGCGCTTCGCGCGCCAAGGACCTTCAGCCTTACATACCGGTAAATATGCTTTAGAAACCGATCAGCTTGGAGAATAG